The Streptomyces laurentii region CGCGCCGAGTCCGCGCACGACCTCATCGAGAACTCCCACGCCTCGACGGTCCTGTCCTACGCCGACGGCCTCGCCAAGGCCCACCGGCTGACCGGCGCCACCGACCGCGCCGTCGTCGCCGTCATCGGCGACGGCGCCCTCACCGGCGGCATGGCCTGGGAGGCCCTGAACAACCTCGCCGACGGCGCCGACCGCCCGGTGGTCGTCGTCCTCAACGACAACACCCGCTCCTACGCCCCCACCGTCGGCGGCATCCCCGCCCACCTGGCGCGGCTGCGCACCGAGGACCGCTCCTCGCACTCCGTCTTCGAGAACCTCGGCCTCGCGTACGTCGGACCCGTCGACGGACACGACATCGCGGCCCTCGAAGAAGCCCTGCGCCACGCGGCCGGACTCGGCCGGCCCGTCGTCGTCCACTGCCTGACCGAGAAGGGCCGCGGCCACGCCCCCGCCGAACAGGACGAGGCCGACCGCTTCCACGCCGTACGCCCCCGCCCCGCCGCCCGGACCGCCCCGCGCCCCGCCCCGGAACCCGCCTGGACCGACGTGTTCGGCGAGGAGCTCGCCGCACTCGGCGACCGGCACCCCGAGGTGGTCGCCCTCACCGCGGCCATGCTCGCCCCCACCGGCCTCACCGCCTTCGCCGACCGCTTCCCCGACCGCACCTTCGACGTCGGCATCGCCGAGCAGCACGCCGTCACCTCCGCCGCCGGCCTCGCCCTCGGAGGACTGCACCCCGTCGTGGCGGTGTACGCGACCTTCCTCAACCGGGCCTTCGACCAGATGCTGCTCGACGTCGCCCTGCACCGCGCCCCGGTCACCTTCGTCCTCGACCGGGCCGGCGTCACCGGCGACGACGGCGCCTCGCACAACGGCATGTGGGACCTGACCCTGTTCCAGATGGTCCCCGGCCTGCGCGTGGCCGCCCCGCGTGACGCGGCCACCCTGCGCCGCGCCTTGCGCGAGGCCCTCGCGGTCCAGGACGGCCCCACCGCGCTGCGCTTCCCCAAGGGCTCCGCGGGCCCCGACATCCCCGCCGTCGCCACCCTCGACGGCATGGACGTCCTGCGCCGTCCGGGCTCCTACGCCCG contains the following coding sequences:
- a CDS encoding 1-deoxy-D-xylulose-5-phosphate synthase (1-deoxy-D-xylulose-5-phosphate synthase [Streptomyces collinus Tu365];~1-deoxy-D-xylulose-5-phosphate synthase; Provisional;~1-deoxy-D-xylulose-5-phosphate synthase; pfam13292;~COG1154 Deoxyxylulose-5-phosphate synthase;~PYR/PP interface [polypeptide binding];~Pyrimidine (PYR) binding domain of 1-deoxy-D-xylulose-5-phosphate synthase (DXS), transketolase (TK), and related proteins; cd07033;~TPP binding site [chemical binding];~TPP-binding site [chemical binding];~Transketolase, C-terminal domain; pfam02780;~dimer interface [polypeptide binding];~identified by MetaGeneAnnotator; putative) translates to MTSIASVHGPDGLRALTLPQTEELAADIRRLLVEEVTRTGGHLGPGLGVVELTLALHRVFESPRDQILWDTGHQTYPHKIITGRAAAFGTLRQPGGLSGYPSRAESAHDLIENSHASTVLSYADGLAKAHRLTGATDRAVVAVIGDGALTGGMAWEALNNLADGADRPVVVVLNDNTRSYAPTVGGIPAHLARLRTEDRSSHSVFENLGLAYVGPVDGHDIAALEEALRHAAGLGRPVVVHCLTEKGRGHAPAEQDEADRFHAVRPRPAARTAPRPAPEPAWTDVFGEELAALGDRHPEVVALTAAMLAPTGLTAFADRFPDRTFDVGIAEQHAVTSAAGLALGGLHPVVAVYATFLNRAFDQMLLDVALHRAPVTFVLDRAGVTGDDGASHNGMWDLTLFQMVPGLRVAAPRDAATLRRALREALAVQDGPTALRFPKGSAGPDIPAVATLDGMDVLRRPGSYARDVLLVSVGAMAGVCLEAADRIAEHGFGVTVVDPRWIAPVPDALVELGLGHALVATVEDGGRSGGAGAAISQALADAGARTPVRTFGLPQRFLDHGRRDDILAAHGLTGRHIARAVVEALAGRDDSVSIGDLAPQPVGADQ